One Luoshenia tenuis DNA window includes the following coding sequences:
- a CDS encoding DUF58 domain-containing protein — MSVVWLLVAIGVLCLAQAWLFALAGPLKIGYKRTFSTSEAYEGEEIELVEVISNAKLLPLPWLRVESYISQNLQFHGQSDLTVSGGRYHRSLFFLPGYRRITRRHKVKCLKRGYYKLESVNLSVGDLVGIKHASGSRAVQAEVTVYPRLFDIGEMPTESLRWQGDVVVRRYIQSDPYLVNGIRDYAAGDRQKDIHWAATARRGHLQVKTHDFTASPRVMMVVNVQRDAGQWGELGEQEAEVIERGISYAASLAAWAVSLGLEAGMTTNGDIDGLQEPLYIEPAGGNDQLRSILGALAHLRIHRKLTLPTLLEQVEAMLPGGMDFAVVSNYWDETLEMHAGRLRALGNTVTYLPIPQAEGDRAAS; from the coding sequence ATGAGCGTAGTTTGGCTATTGGTAGCCATCGGCGTGCTGTGCCTGGCGCAGGCCTGGCTGTTTGCGCTGGCCGGCCCGCTCAAGATCGGCTATAAAAGGACATTTTCAACCTCGGAGGCGTACGAGGGCGAGGAGATCGAGCTGGTGGAGGTGATCTCCAACGCCAAGCTACTGCCCCTGCCCTGGCTGCGGGTTGAATCCTACATTTCTCAAAATCTGCAGTTCCACGGCCAGAGCGACCTGACGGTCAGCGGCGGGCGGTATCACCGCAGTTTGTTTTTCCTGCCGGGTTACCGGCGCATCACCCGCCGGCACAAGGTCAAATGCCTGAAGCGGGGCTATTATAAGCTGGAATCGGTCAACCTGTCGGTGGGCGACCTGGTGGGCATTAAGCACGCCAGCGGCAGCCGGGCGGTGCAGGCGGAGGTAACGGTCTATCCCCGGCTGTTCGATATCGGGGAGATGCCCACCGAATCCCTGCGCTGGCAAGGGGACGTGGTGGTGCGCCGCTATATCCAGAGCGACCCTTATCTGGTCAACGGAATCCGGGATTACGCGGCGGGAGACCGGCAAAAGGATATCCATTGGGCCGCCACGGCCCGGCGGGGGCATTTGCAGGTCAAGACCCATGACTTTACCGCCTCGCCGCGGGTGATGATGGTGGTCAACGTCCAGCGGGACGCCGGCCAGTGGGGAGAACTGGGCGAACAGGAGGCCGAGGTGATCGAGCGGGGCATCTCCTACGCGGCCAGTTTGGCAGCTTGGGCCGTATCCCTGGGGCTAGAGGCGGGGATGACCACCAACGGCGATATCGACGGCCTGCAGGAGCCTTTGTATATCGAACCGGCCGGCGGCAACGACCAGCTGCGCAGCATATTGGGCGCGCTGGCCCATTTGCGGATACACCGCAAGCTGACCCTGCCCACGCTGCTAGAGCAGGTGGAGGCCATGCTGCCGGGCGGGATGGACTTTGCGGTGGTCTCCAATTATTGGGACGAGACGCTGGAAATGCATGCCGGCCGCCTGCGGGCACTGGGCAATACGGTAACGTATCTGCCCATTCCACAGGCCGAAGGGGATAGGGCGGCGTCTTAA
- a CDS encoding DUF4129 domain-containing protein, which yields MQGRLSKRERLVGDRRMQKAFAVLMGLLFIYPFAETAAQGLLAQGHWPKITAEVLLALGCGAACGRIMRGERVRCRTAALVGAIFAGLMVGTLTYQYIFISGKFTVWQTWFAAAWVLGMTALPACGFLLTERPLPSPLRPAILGTGLGAYFACALLFGLLCPVKEVQARLGILGGAYIVLAILALNRLAIGHAAGENAAIPRYILRAGRLMLIPLLILGLAVMTLPLWQEGLWRLTELIGQGIGAVIGFIRYLIGLTLPAVEDEPGEGLEVEFEPGMAPEWLIRLLQIISGVLFVAVACLAVYGLYRLVYRWILGRKEKKDRSQWVEETGFTDEEEILERETRRRRRRRRYTAASQKMWEDCQDDAQRLRLAYERVKRRLAKDPAQGYLAAATPSEVARKAWIEQVTKEELDLLAQGYNLVRYSPHAAGRAHVEAARRIYTRL from the coding sequence ATGCAGGGCAGGTTGTCCAAACGGGAGCGTTTGGTTGGGGACAGGAGGATGCAAAAGGCTTTTGCGGTACTGATGGGCCTGCTTTTTATTTATCCCTTTGCCGAAACTGCCGCACAGGGATTGCTGGCACAGGGGCACTGGCCCAAAATCACGGCCGAAGTGCTGCTGGCGCTAGGCTGCGGCGCGGCCTGTGGGCGGATCATGCGGGGCGAGCGGGTAAGGTGCAGAACGGCGGCGTTGGTAGGCGCTATCTTTGCGGGGCTGATGGTAGGGACACTGACTTATCAGTACATTTTTATAAGCGGCAAATTTACAGTATGGCAGACCTGGTTCGCCGCTGCCTGGGTGCTGGGAATGACGGCCCTGCCCGCCTGCGGCTTTTTATTGACCGAGCGGCCGCTGCCAAGCCCCTTGCGGCCGGCGATACTGGGGACAGGGCTGGGCGCTTATTTTGCCTGTGCGCTGCTTTTTGGCCTATTATGCCCGGTGAAGGAGGTGCAGGCGCGGTTAGGCATCCTGGGCGGCGCTTATATCGTTTTGGCCATTTTGGCGCTGAACCGCCTGGCCATCGGCCATGCGGCGGGAGAGAACGCTGCCATCCCCCGGTATATATTGCGCGCGGGGCGGCTGATGCTCATCCCATTGCTGATCCTGGGGCTGGCAGTGATGACCCTGCCGCTGTGGCAGGAGGGACTTTGGCGCCTGACGGAGCTGATCGGCCAGGGGATCGGAGCGGTCATCGGCTTTATACGCTATCTCATCGGGCTTACGTTGCCCGCGGTTGAGGACGAACCGGGAGAGGGGCTGGAGGTGGAGTTTGAGCCGGGCATGGCGCCGGAGTGGCTGATTCGCCTATTGCAGATCATCAGCGGGGTTTTGTTTGTGGCAGTAGCCTGCCTGGCGGTGTATGGGCTTTACCGGCTGGTCTACAGGTGGATCCTGGGCCGGAAAGAGAAAAAGGACCGGAGCCAGTGGGTGGAGGAAACCGGATTTACCGATGAGGAGGAGATTCTGGAGCGGGAAACGCGCCGCCGGCGGCGCCGCAGGCGATATACAGCCGCATCCCAAAAGATGTGGGAGGACTGCCAGGATGATGCGCAGCGGCTGCGCCTGGCCTATGAGCGCGTCAAAAGGCGGCTGGCAAAGGACCCGGCCCAGGGATATCTGGCAGCCGCCACGCCCAGCGAAGTGGCGCGCAAGGCCTGGATAGAACAGGTAACAAAGGAGGAGCTTGACCTACTGGCACAGGGCTACAACCTGGTGCGCTACAGCCCGCATGCAGCCGGGCGGGCTCATGTAGAAGCAGCACGGCGGATTTATACGCGTCTATAG
- a CDS encoding AAA family ATPase produces the protein MMELQQLMALPGKLIENISKVIVGKDDVIEKVVVAVLAGGHVLLEDVPGTGKTLLARSLAKSLAAGFSRVQFTPDLLPADITGASIFNQKENVFEFKRGPVFTHILLADEINRATPRSQSALLEAMEEHQVTSDGETYKLEEPFFVIATQNPVETQGTFPLPEAQLDRFLVRLSMGYPSDEDSLEILNRFKGADPLGALQSVATAQELYDAQCSFHQVYVSKPVAQYMIEIVTRTRSFEGVSLGVSPRGLQALMRTCQVLALSRGRDYVLPDDVKAMALPVLGHRIMMRRGILGQKEGAAGVIAKILEAVPAPTEDLEQEA, from the coding sequence ATGATGGAATTGCAGCAATTAATGGCGTTACCGGGAAAATTGATCGAGAATATCAGCAAGGTCATCGTGGGGAAGGACGATGTGATCGAAAAGGTCGTGGTGGCGGTGCTGGCCGGTGGACACGTACTGCTGGAGGATGTGCCGGGCACGGGTAAGACGCTGCTGGCCCGCAGCCTGGCCAAGAGCCTGGCGGCCGGCTTTTCACGGGTGCAGTTTACGCCCGACCTTTTGCCTGCGGATATTACCGGGGCCAGCATTTTTAACCAAAAGGAGAACGTATTTGAGTTTAAGCGCGGGCCGGTCTTTACCCATATTCTGCTGGCCGATGAGATCAACCGCGCCACGCCGCGCAGCCAATCGGCCCTGCTGGAGGCCATGGAGGAGCATCAGGTCACCTCCGATGGGGAGACCTATAAACTTGAGGAGCCCTTTTTCGTCATCGCCACGCAAAACCCGGTGGAGACCCAGGGCACCTTCCCGCTGCCCGAAGCCCAGCTGGACCGCTTTTTGGTGCGCCTGTCCATGGGCTATCCTTCCGATGAGGACAGCCTGGAAATATTAAACCGCTTTAAGGGAGCCGATCCCCTGGGCGCGCTGCAAAGCGTGGCTACCGCCCAGGAGCTTTATGATGCCCAGTGCAGCTTCCACCAGGTCTATGTATCCAAGCCCGTTGCGCAGTATATGATCGAGATCGTCACCCGCACCCGCTCTTTTGAGGGGGTATCCCTGGGGGTCAGCCCCCGCGGGTTACAGGCGCTGATGCGTACCTGCCAGGTTCTGGCGCTTTCCCGGGGGCGGGATTATGTGCTGCCTGACGACGTTAAGGCGATGGCTCTGCCTGTGCTGGGCCACCGCATCATGATGCGCCGGGGCATTTTAGGGCAAAAAGAGGGCGCTGCCGGCGTGATCGCCAAAATACTGGAAGCGGTGCCCGCCCCCACGGAGGATCTGGAGCAGGAGGCCTGA
- a CDS encoding DUF4129 domain-containing protein: MQIGMGFLMLYPVCEAALQGFLAGGSCIPGTALLLGILLLGALAGLETRKAKVGVAVLVLLALLAGSFLAAFFPWMGVQLQTVWMVAAPAVAAVGFFVARMDIPSTLDVRLLPVGFGLYLVVALVFGWFFPMPGAGERLGAFGSVYVVIAVLMINATSVREAGAGSAPRSVRRGGRMMVIPVIVLALLMMNGPLVGRALQGFLWVIAQGIGAFVAGLGWIMSLFAQNTPEGLAPAAPESLELEPTVETPQWLQIVMWVVAALIVAFILFMAVRWLIRALKRLMERTAPSGRYAQGDGYVDEEEDIVQAKRRGWFSRLLHRMRRKGWKDCADDTERVRLAYRRVLDHLEEQEAQNPLTLLTPNELAGQAQLRRVPKGTLQALAQGYNLARYSRRAPDKEQVEAARKVYGQL, encoded by the coding sequence ATGCAGATTGGTATGGGGTTTTTGATGCTTTACCCGGTGTGCGAGGCGGCTTTGCAGGGCTTCCTTGCAGGCGGCAGCTGTATCCCGGGTACGGCGCTGCTGTTGGGCATATTGCTGTTGGGCGCGCTGGCCGGTCTGGAGACGCGCAAGGCCAAGGTAGGCGTGGCGGTATTGGTGCTGCTGGCGCTGTTGGCGGGCAGTTTTCTTGCGGCCTTTTTCCCCTGGATGGGCGTGCAGCTGCAAACCGTTTGGATGGTGGCCGCGCCCGCCGTGGCGGCCGTAGGTTTTTTTGTGGCACGCATGGATATCCCCTCGACACTGGACGTGCGGCTGCTGCCGGTGGGGTTTGGGCTTTACCTGGTTGTGGCGCTGGTATTCGGGTGGTTTTTCCCTATGCCGGGCGCGGGGGAGCGGCTGGGGGCCTTTGGCTCGGTTTATGTGGTGATCGCCGTTTTGATGATCAACGCCACCTCCGTGCGGGAGGCGGGGGCCGGCAGCGCGCCCCGTTCGGTACGGCGGGGCGGGCGGATGATGGTTATCCCCGTCATTGTTTTGGCGCTGTTGATGATGAACGGTCCGCTGGTGGGCCGCGCATTGCAAGGCTTTTTGTGGGTGATCGCCCAGGGGATCGGGGCCTTTGTGGCCGGATTGGGATGGATCATGAGCCTGTTTGCCCAGAATACGCCCGAGGGGCTGGCCCCCGCCGCGCCGGAGAGCCTGGAATTGGAGCCCACGGTGGAAACGCCCCAATGGTTGCAGATCGTGATGTGGGTGGTGGCCGCGCTGATCGTGGCGTTTATCCTTTTTATGGCGGTACGCTGGCTGATCCGGGCGCTGAAACGGTTGATGGAGCGCACCGCGCCCAGCGGCCGTTACGCCCAGGGCGATGGATATGTGGACGAGGAAGAAGATATCGTCCAAGCCAAAAGGCGGGGCTGGTTTTCGCGCCTGCTGCACCGGATGCGCCGCAAGGGCTGGAAGGACTGCGCGGACGATACCGAGCGGGTGCGCCTGGCCTACCGTAGGGTGCTGGATCATCTGGAGGAGCAGGAGGCGCAAAATCCGCTTACGCTGCTAACCCCCAATGAACTGGCCGGGCAGGCGCAGCTGCGGCGCGTGCCTAAAGGAACGTTGCAGGCGCTGGCACAGGGCTACAACCTGGCCCGCTACAGCCGCCGCGCGCCGGATAAAGAGCAGGTGGAGGCGGCGCGCAAGGTCTATGGGCAGCTGTAA